One window of Triticum dicoccoides isolate Atlit2015 ecotype Zavitan chromosome 5A, WEW_v2.0, whole genome shotgun sequence genomic DNA carries:
- the LOC119300241 gene encoding uncharacterized protein LOC119300241, producing the protein MAAIKIKLAVDRSRNRVVFADAGSDFVDVLLSFLTLPLSALQSGAPGVPSPGCLSNLCGSVDRLRDSGLLKVEACHGMLLTPAHNDVFQDCKSASKYCNKAPTGSCKCCLVMARVFHVYNYEQVARKETFVRGTGRFVISDDMTIKPASTGVIQSLPQAFGSNGIAHGFEELEVTVSWLTVSSMLKAFLSSDTVLSDAFLTNEPDGKAAHATAKPSIDRKIPPSDQDSAGSFPESKIKIFYDTYKKKVMYAECNREFVDLLMGFLTYPASCVIKHTGAVTCHLGRCFTNLYSSVVDLANAGCFTGGLPGVMLLDPSVMPFDILSNILSDRCRPLDCRCRKDTMPELARYCFHPEIVEDRKYVVGDDLLIHQATAMSVMKYWSGRNKAMVLETDITVGKQEAVALLRAALITSKNALTEVFIDRLEAQSSTMPKMPRYGFSSVSDRRLAVGPAQDTGYGEISSVNVFRGNYTEAEVIFARVPGGRIITVEVARSDTIATVKGRIKDRVSIPEGFRHELVYGSRYLKDSRTFADYNLGRECTITNEFFNK; encoded by the exons ATGGCTGCCATCAAGATCAAGCTCGCCGTGGACAGGTCGCGGAATCGCGTGGTCTTCGCTGACGCTGGCTCCGACTTTGTCGACGTTCTCCTCTCCTTCCTCACGCTGCCGCTCTCCGCCCTCCAGTCCGGCGCACCAGGCGTGCCATCGCCGGGGTGCCTCTCCAACCTCTGCGGCAGCGTGGACCGCCTCAGGGACAGTGGTCTGCTAAAGGTCGAGGCCTGCCATGGCATGCTTCTCACGCCTGCTCACAACGATGTGTTCCA GGACTGTAAGTCAGCTAGCAAGTACTGCAACAAAGCTCCTACCGGGTCTTGCAAGTGTTGCCTAGTTATGGCCAGAGTTTTTCATGTCTACAACTATGAGCAAGTGGCCAGAAAAGAGACCTTTGTACGTGGCACAGGACGGTTTGTGATCAGTGATGACATGACAATCAAGCCAGCATCTACAGGAGTCATACAGTCGCTGCCTCAAGCGTTCGGTTCTAATGGAATCGCCCATGGCTTTGAGGAGCTGGAAGTGACCGTCAGCTGGCTCACT GTTTCATCCATGCTGAAGGCCTTCCTTTCATCAGATACCGTGCTCAGTGATGCATTCCTAACAAATGAACCTGATGGCAAGGCTGCTCATGCTACCGCGAAACCGAGCATCGATCGGAAAATTCCACCGTCCGATCAAGATTCCGCAGGTTCTTTCCCAGAAAGCAAGATCAAGATTTTCTATGACACATATAAAAAGAAGGTCATGTATGCTGAATGCAACCGTGAGTTCGTGGACCTGCTCATGGGTTTCTTGACTTACCCTGCGAGCTGCGTGATCAAGCACACAGGAGCTGTCACTTGCCATCTTGGCAGGTGCTTCACAAATCTCTATAGCAGCGTTGTCGATCTCGCCAATGCTGGGTGCTTCACAGGTGGCCTCCCTGGTGTGATGTTACTGGATCCAAGCGTTATGCCGTTTGACATTTTGAGCAACATCTTGTCCGACCGGTGCCGGCCGCTTGACTGTCGGTGTCGGAAGGACACGATGCCAGAGCTAGCACGCTACTGCTTCCACCCTGAGATTGTCGAGGACCGAAAGTACGTCGTAGGCGATGATCTGCTTATACATCAGGCAACTGCCATGTCTGTGATGAAGTATTGGTCTGGGAGGAACAAGGCTATGGTACTGGAGACTGACATTACCGTAGGGAAGCAGGAG GCTGTTGCGTTGCTGCGAGCCGCGCTAATAACTTCGAAGAATGCACTGACCGAAGTGTTCATAGATAGGCTGGAGGCACAGTCGTCCACCATGCCGAAGATGCCCCGCTACG GATTTTCCAGTGTTTCAGATAGACGACTTGCTGTTGGGCCGGCCCAGGATACT GGGTATGGAGAGATCTCCTCCGTTAATGTGTTCAGGGGGAATTATACCGAAGCGGAAGTGATCTTTGCCAGGGTCCCTGGGGGGCGGATCATAACCGTGGAGGTTGCGAGGTCCGACACCATTGCGACTGTCAAGGGTAGGATCAAGGATAGGGTGTCTATTCCTGAGGGGTTTCGTCATGAATTGGTCTACGGTAGCAGATATCTTAAAGACTCGCGCACCT